Proteins encoded together in one Ciona intestinalis chromosome 1, KH, whole genome shotgun sequence window:
- the LOC100184386 gene encoding mitochondrial proton/calcium exchanger protein-like: MMLHTFNCCRSYSRYHYLLHYARYYNQRTLTNNGTILRLKAPFSSPFHTNGVKEHRLLHTCSVNFDKSKVENSLKEKKKQKTALQSETVVKGTAKDTKVGQEQTLDVAKKSLWQRFVAEVKHYYHGFRLLGLDIKIASKSLWKILNGGVLQRRERNQFRRAVADIFRLAPFSVFIIIPFAELALPVVVKLFPNMLPSTFESSSIKEKRLKKELTVKLEMSKFLQDTVEDIAIRSKNSAKKNQAAQDFVNFFQKIRNSDEEPTNEEILKHAKLFEDQLTLDSMTRQQLIALCRLIQVPAVGNNELLRFLLQMKLNRLHSDDKMIQEEKIESLTTAELMAACQARGMRALGYSRAKMEQQLAEWIDLHINHNVPSSLLLLSRVLYMPDHVPVETRVKAAISTLPEDVAGKVEVKAGELNLERVDNTTRYKAAQLENTTIEEETSKKEEETATKVEVEEKIPEVEKVPVTEVVEETMSEGPVLVDKAKVVCEDNKITLEEIDVLEEVITKQVKKDKILDAAKSDLKDLVEDVVEYQDDVNTLRSEVKDEEDGLISKDTKAGARIQKRIGKLIGRMEQIVVDLEKEDKEVIDEERSVDVGEMMQAVHALQVIPEEKLCRIFDTLDTDKDGKINIEEAGNIIKVLNEENVEVTHHQLEEIVKLLEKQTETPDKIQP, encoded by the coding sequence ATGATGCTGCATACTTTCAACTGCTGTAGGTCTTATTCAAGATATCACTATCTGCTTCACTATGCACGATATTATAACCAACGAACGTTAACAAATAATGGGACCATACTGCGACTAAAGGCGCCTTTTTCATCACCATTTCATACAAATGGCGTAAAGGAACACAGACTCCTACACACCTGCAGTGTAAATTTTGATAAGTCTAAAGTTGAGAACTCTTTGAAGGAgaaaaagaaacagaaaactGCTTTGCAAAGTGAAACAGTTGTAAAAGGTACTGCAAAAGATACTAAAGTCGGGCAAGAACAAACATTGGATGTTGCTAAGAAGTCACTATGGCAACGATTTGTGGCGGAAGTGAAACATTATTATCACGGGTTTCGTCTCCTTGGACTCGATATTAAAATCGCGTCGAAAAGTTTGTGGAAAATATTAAACGGGGGGGTTTTGCAGCGAAGAGAAAGAAACCAGTTCCGTCGAGCTGTAGCTGATATTTTCCGCTTGGCTCCTTTTTCTGTGTTTATTATAATCCCATTTGCAGAACTGGCACTGCCAGTTGTTGTGAAGCTCTTTCCAAACATGTTACCTTCCACTTTTGAAAGCTCTTCCATCAAGGAAAAACGGCTTAAAAAAGAACTAACAGTAAAACTCGAAATGTCAAAGTTTCTCCAAGATACAGTAGAGGATATTGCGATCAGATCAAAAAACTCTGCGAAGAAAAATCAGGCAGCTCAAGATTTCGTGAATTTCTTCCAAAAAATCCGCAATTCTGATGAAGAACCTACCAACgaggaaatattaaaacacgcAAAGTTATTCGAAGATCAGTTGACCTTAGATAGCATGACGCGGCAACAATTGATCGCATTATGTCGACTCATTCAAGTTCCAGCTGTGGGAAACAACGAACTCCTACGCTTTCTTCTCCAAATGAAATTAAACCGCCTGCATTCTGACGACAAAATGATTCAGGAAGAAAAAATTGAAAGTTTGACAACAGCTGAGTTGATGGCCGCATGTCAAGCTCGTGGGATGCGAGCTTTGGGGTATTCTCGTGCTAAGATGGAGCAGCAGTTAGCTGAATGGATAGATCTTCATATCAACCATAATGTTCCAAGCTCATTATTGTTATTAAGTCGAGTTCTTTATATGCCTGACCATGTACCTGTGGAAACTCGAGTAAAGGCAGCGATTTCAACACTGCCGGAAGATGTGGCCGGTAAAGTGGAAGTTAAAGCTGGAGAGTTAAACTTGGAGAGAGTTGATAATACTACGCGGTACAAGGCAGCACAACTTGAAAATACAACAATTGAAGAAGAAACTtcgaaaaaagaagaagaaacgGCGACAAAAGTTGAAGTGGAGGAGAAAATTCCGGAGGTTGAAAAAGTTCCAGTGACCGAAGTGGTTGAAGAGACGATGAGTGAAGGTCCTGTGTTGGTGGATAAAGCTAAGGTGGTTTGTGAGGATAATAAAATCACATTGGAGGAGATTGATGTCTTGGAGGAAGTGATCACAAAGCAAGTGAAGAAGGATAAGATCTTGGATGCAGCGAAGAGCGATCTCAAGGATTTAGTGGAAGATGTTGTGGAGTATCAGGATGATGTGAATACTCTGAGATCAGAGGTTAAAGATGAGGAAGATGGACTGATCTCTAAAGACACAAAAGCAGGAGCCCGCATCCAAAAGAGGATCGGCAAGTTGATTGGAAGGATGGAGCAGATCGTGGTGGATTTGGAGAAAGAAGATAAAGAAGTTATTGATGAGGAGCGATCCGTGGATGTTGGGGAGATGATGCAAGCCGTGCATGCTCTTCAAGTCATCCCAGAGGAGAAACTTTGCAGGATCTTCGATACCTTGGACACAGATAAAGATGGGAAGATAAATATTGAAGAAGCGGgaaatattattaaagttttgaaCGAGGAAAACGTTGAAGTAACGCACCACCAGCTTGAAGAGATTGTAAAGTTGTTGGAAAAACAAACTGAAACACCTGATAAGATACAGCCGTAG
- the LOC113474661 gene encoding alpha-2A adrenergic receptor-like has translation MSAVFTTTFPTIINASCSSEYELGEPPNEREEAIRQVIVFVAVSLLIVTIVGGNATMVASIVKFKKLRTTQNIFLASLAMSDLLLGILVLPFSLMRELVQHWPIGRFFCKVYLAIDIFLCTASIWNLCIISINRYWATTHGIKYRTSKRTQRAIVLVIFAWVWSAVVCGPAFIYSTAVMAEDECHHSTETWYILFSVSGSFYVPLFIMLITYGKITYVLYKQARSGNFISIAMRRQKRLNLMIGIILGAFVVCWLPFFQTYVTQTLCPTCCVPGPVFKFLEWFAYCNSAFNPFIYNLNNTKLRKAFKKILRCEGNSHQVKVVRIQNKENGAVNERIENDEDSGDSDEMEQENEIPPPAKVVHTEKKTSFHLSRQASLPANFTKVINESTICPSVQFVNTKNGTNKRKSFQYIKQDVAVDEIVVDPFSVENSAPAVCWVLKTSETDFSGVTSTIQIGRMSTIDEESDVKSQNSDLMRVPGSTERTSSCTKTTMDYFEKEET, from the exons ATGAGTGCGGTGTTTACCACG ACTTTTCCTACGATTATCAATGCTTCGTGCTCTTCGGAATATGAACTAGGGGAGCCCCCGAATGAGAGAGAGGAAGCAATACGACAG GTGATCGTATTTGTGGCAGTTTCACTCCTCATAGTAACGATCGTTGGTGGCAATGCGACCATGGTGGCTTCTATCGTGAAATTTAAAAAGCTGAGgacaacacaaaatatttttctcgCGTCATTGGCAATGTCAGACCTCTTGCTCGGTATTTTAGTGTTGCCATTCAGTTTAATGCGGGAGCTTGTGCAACACTGGCCGATAGGACGTTTTTTTTGCAAG GTATACCTTgctattgatatttttttatgcacGGCAAGCATATGGAACCTTTGCATTATAAGCATCAATCGATACTGGGCTACAACGCATGGGATAAAATACAG GACGTCTAAACGAACCCAGAGAGCAATCgttttggttatttttgcGTGGGTTTGGTCTGCGGTTGTTTGTGGACCTGCATTTATATATTCAACCGCGGTCATG GCAGAAGACGAGTGCCATCATTCTACCGAGACTTGGTACATATTGTTTTCCGTATCTGGTTCATTCTACGTTCCTCTGTTTATTATGTTGATAACTTATGGCAAGATAACGTATGTTTTGTACAAGCAAGCCAGAAGCGGAAAC TTTATTTCAATCGCCATGCGAAGACAGAAACGTCTGAACTTAATGATTGGAATTATTCTCGGAGCGTTTGTTGTGTGTTGGCTTCCTTTCTTTCAAACCTACGTCACCCAAACACTTTGCCCGACGTGCTGTGTGCCTGGCCCTGTGTTCAAGTTTCTAGAATG GTTTGCTTACTGCAACAGCGCGTTTAACCCTTTTATTTACAACTTGAACAACACGAAACTAAGAAAAGCTTTTAAGAAAATACTCCGATGCGAGGGCAACTCACACCAAGTGaaagttgtgagaatacaaAATAAGGAGAACGGAGCTGTCAATGAACGCATTGAAAATGATGAAG ATTCCGGTGACTCTGATGAGATGGAACAAGAAAACGAAATACCGCCCCCCGCCAAAGTCGTTCACACAGAAAAGAAAACTTCGTTTCATTTGTCCCGACAGGCCAGCCTACCAGCAAATTTCACCAAAGTAATAAACGAATCTACAATCTGCCCATCCGTTCAGTTTGTAAACACCAAGAACGGAACGAACAAAAGAAAATCTTTTCAGTACATTAAGCAAGACGTAGCAGTCGATGAGATAGTTGTCGATCCGTTTTCTGTTGAAAACTCCGCTCCTGCAGTATGTTGGGTTCTCAAAACAAGTGAAACGGATTTCTCTGGAGTTACAAGCACTA TTCAAATCGGCCGCATGTCCACAATCGACGAGGAGAGTGACGTAAAGTCACAGAACTCTGACCTTATGCGAGTGCCGGGATCAACAGAAAGAACCTCCTCTTGTACGAAAACAACAATGGATTACTTCGAGAAAGAAGaaacttaa